In Micromonospora sp. NBC_01813, the following are encoded in one genomic region:
- a CDS encoding class I SAM-dependent methyltransferase — protein MRTFDELIAEGSAVPVEGWDFSWFTGRATEQRPPWGYADLLGRQMAGARRAVDLQTGGGEVLAGIASAPPLLVATEGWPPNAALAARRLAPLGGRVLRSAEDADLPFVDDCFDLVTSRHPTVVRWPEVARVLAPGGTYLSQQIGPDSVGELRDFLTGPQPVRDDQRPEWIRAAATDAGLRVVDLRSATLRMEFFDIAAVVVFLRKVVWTVPGFTVERFRDRLAALHRRIAADGVFVAHSRRVLVQACRPR, from the coding sequence ATGAGGACGTTCGACGAGCTGATCGCCGAGGGGTCGGCCGTACCGGTGGAGGGTTGGGACTTCTCCTGGTTCACCGGCCGGGCCACCGAGCAGCGGCCACCCTGGGGATACGCGGACCTGCTGGGCCGTCAGATGGCCGGCGCGCGGCGGGCGGTGGATCTGCAGACCGGCGGCGGCGAGGTGCTGGCCGGTATCGCGTCAGCGCCGCCGTTGCTGGTGGCGACCGAGGGCTGGCCGCCGAACGCGGCGCTGGCGGCTCGCCGACTCGCCCCGCTCGGCGGCCGGGTGCTCCGTAGCGCCGAGGACGCCGACCTGCCGTTCGTCGACGACTGTTTCGACCTGGTGACCAGCCGGCATCCGACCGTGGTGCGCTGGCCGGAGGTGGCGCGGGTGCTGGCGCCCGGCGGCACGTACCTGTCTCAGCAGATCGGCCCGGATTCGGTGGGTGAGCTGCGGGACTTCCTGACCGGTCCGCAGCCGGTTCGCGACGATCAGCGACCAGAGTGGATCCGTGCGGCGGCGACCGACGCCGGGCTGCGGGTCGTCGACCTGCGGTCCGCCACGCTACGGATGGAGTTCTTCGACATCGCCGCGGTGGTCGTGTTCTTGCGCAAGGTGGTCTGGACGGTGCCCGGGTTCACCGTCGAACGGTTCCGGGACCGGTTGGCGGCGCTGCACCGGCGGATCGCCGCGGACGGAGTCTTCGTGGCGCACTCGCGTCGGGTGCTCGTGCAGGCCTGCCGACCTCGCTGA
- a CDS encoding endonuclease domain-containing protein → MGDDQVLCRKCGETKPRNAFYDQLHSTLPRRPCKACIQTHKRARYAVKDGDRVSHAQVLREKYDLTSAQYEQMLVEQQGRCAICGQQETARGRGGAPRRLAVDRNHRSGVVRRLLCHRCNLVTWAVEENPALLDKVRAYLEEHA, encoded by the coding sequence GTGGGTGACGACCAGGTGCTCTGCCGAAAGTGCGGGGAGACGAAGCCGCGCAACGCCTTCTACGACCAGCTGCACTCGACGTTGCCCCGCCGGCCGTGCAAGGCCTGCATCCAGACGCACAAGCGCGCGCGCTACGCGGTCAAGGACGGCGACCGCGTCTCGCACGCGCAGGTCCTGCGCGAGAAGTACGACCTCACGTCCGCGCAGTACGAGCAGATGCTGGTCGAGCAGCAGGGGCGGTGCGCGATCTGCGGTCAGCAGGAGACCGCACGTGGACGGGGTGGGGCACCGCGGCGCCTGGCCGTGGACCGCAACCACCGCAGCGGCGTCGTCCGGCGGTTGCTCTGTCACCGCTGCAACCTGGTGACGTGGGCGGTCGAGGAGAATCCAGCCCTGTTGGACAAGGTGCGGGCATATCTGGAAGAGCACGCATGA
- a CDS encoding ATP-grasp domain-containing protein gives MITRLAWVSARDARGHDEDEPLAVPALQRAGIAVDVVVWDDPAVRWADYDRAVLRSTWDYPQRLGQFLTWLETVEQVTDLRNPSPMLRWNLDKRYLADLDRAGVPVTETTFVEPGHRPHFPAGNFVVKPAVGAGSRGVASYGPTQHDVARVHVRRLQEAGVSVLIQPLLSSVAIDGEWPLVFFAGRYSHAANKRVVLPRAGTIDDLFAAETNAPHVADAEQIAVAQQAIDVVTVRFGVPLYARVDLVRDDEGLPRVLELELVEPSLFLPQASPDALGHFVAALRAG, from the coding sequence GTGATCACTCGGCTGGCGTGGGTTTCCGCTCGGGATGCTCGTGGACACGACGAGGACGAACCTCTGGCCGTGCCCGCGCTGCAGCGCGCCGGAATCGCCGTCGATGTGGTCGTGTGGGACGACCCCGCGGTGCGGTGGGCCGACTACGACCGGGCCGTTCTGCGTTCGACCTGGGACTACCCACAGCGGCTCGGACAGTTCCTGACCTGGCTGGAGACCGTGGAACAGGTGACGGATCTCCGCAACCCGTCACCGATGCTGCGGTGGAACCTGGACAAGCGCTACCTCGCCGACCTCGACCGGGCCGGCGTACCCGTCACGGAAACCACGTTCGTGGAGCCAGGACACCGTCCACACTTTCCCGCCGGGAACTTCGTGGTGAAGCCGGCGGTCGGCGCGGGAAGCCGCGGCGTTGCCTCGTACGGGCCGACCCAGCACGACGTGGCGCGCGTGCACGTGCGGAGATTGCAGGAGGCCGGTGTCAGCGTGCTGATCCAGCCACTACTGAGCTCGGTGGCCATCGACGGGGAATGGCCCCTCGTCTTCTTCGCCGGCCGGTACAGCCACGCCGCCAACAAACGGGTGGTGCTGCCCCGCGCCGGCACGATCGACGACCTGTTCGCGGCTGAGACCAACGCGCCGCATGTCGCCGACGCCGAGCAGATCGCAGTCGCCCAGCAGGCCATCGACGTCGTGACGGTCCGGTTCGGTGTTCCGCTCTACGCCCGTGTCGATCTCGTACGCGACGACGAGGGTCTGCCACGCGTCCTGGAGTTGGAACTGGTGGAGCCCTCCCTGTTCTTACCGCAGGCGTCGCCGGACGCTCTCGGACACTTCGTCGCTGCCCTGCGCGCCGGGTGA
- a CDS encoding NUDIX hydrolase: MPSIRTLALATPRRGADLLVFEGHDPTNGQPFYRPLGGGIEFGETAETAVRRELREELAVDLLDVRQLAVLENIFHGSGHAGHEIVFVFDCRLGDQSLYDRDLVGEILDDAGTRVMWRPMSSFDAQGPLYPVGLADLLRAG, encoded by the coding sequence ATGCCGTCGATCCGTACGCTCGCTCTGGCCACGCCGCGACGCGGAGCGGATCTCCTCGTCTTCGAAGGCCACGACCCGACAAACGGCCAGCCCTTCTACCGCCCGCTGGGCGGGGGCATCGAATTCGGCGAGACCGCCGAGACTGCCGTACGTCGCGAACTCCGTGAGGAGCTCGCCGTCGACCTTCTCGACGTACGGCAGCTCGCAGTGTTGGAGAACATCTTCCACGGGTCCGGCCACGCCGGCCACGAGATCGTCTTCGTCTTCGACTGTCGGCTCGGCGACCAGTCGCTCTACGACCGGGACCTGGTGGGCGAGATTCTCGATGACGCGGGCACGAGGGTGATGTGGCGACCGATGAGCAGCTTCGATGCTCAAGGTCCGCTGTATCCGGTCGGCCTCGCCGACCTTCTCCGCGCCGGCTGA
- a CDS encoding pyridoxamine 5'-phosphate oxidase family protein — MTTHDVWLAELQQRSFDQAGAATTSSLSEENRMTGAQLAGLLRPGVYGVLATTRADGRPHAAPTSLVLYERAAWFPTVTGAVRLANLAVHPWTSLVVMQGGGSDHAMVMLEGPAEVVDPAADDGAGAAQQYGRTLPWATTWIRMTPRKIFSYAADSARR, encoded by the coding sequence ATGACTACGCACGACGTCTGGCTCGCCGAACTGCAGCAGCGCTCCTTCGATCAGGCTGGTGCCGCAACGACATCGTCGCTCTCGGAAGAGAACCGGATGACCGGAGCTCAACTGGCAGGTCTGCTCCGGCCGGGCGTATACGGCGTGTTGGCCACCACGAGGGCTGATGGCCGTCCACACGCCGCCCCGACCAGCCTGGTCCTGTACGAGCGGGCCGCCTGGTTTCCGACGGTCACCGGCGCGGTTCGCCTGGCCAACCTCGCCGTGCACCCGTGGACGTCACTGGTCGTCATGCAGGGCGGCGGTTCGGACCACGCGATGGTGATGCTGGAAGGGCCCGCCGAGGTCGTGGACCCGGCGGCGGACGACGGGGCCGGCGCTGCGCAGCAGTACGGCCGGACGTTGCCCTGGGCCACGACCTGGATTCGGATGACGCCGCGGAAGATCTTCAGCTACGCCGCCGACAGCGCCCGGCGGTGA
- a CDS encoding sugar O-acetyltransferase, with amino-acid sequence MLVRMAAGDLYRADDPELVELSLRAMDLTEAYNRTSARDGERRRALLVELLADVGEGTDIRPPLRVDYGRHISIGSRTFVNFGLVALDVAAITIGDDVQIGSNVQLLTPMHPLPADARRDKWESAEPIRIGDNAWLGSGVIVLPGVEIGTNTVVGAGSVVIRDLPAGVLATGNPARVVRDLPGDQTAGR; translated from the coding sequence ATGTTGGTACGGATGGCGGCCGGTGACCTGTACCGTGCCGACGACCCGGAGCTGGTCGAACTCTCTCTGCGGGCGATGGATCTGACCGAGGCGTACAACCGGACCTCGGCGCGCGACGGCGAGCGGCGCCGGGCCCTGCTCGTCGAGCTGCTCGCCGATGTCGGCGAAGGTACCGATATCCGGCCTCCGCTGCGCGTCGACTACGGCCGCCACATCAGCATCGGCTCCCGGACGTTCGTCAACTTCGGCCTGGTGGCGTTGGACGTGGCCGCGATCACCATCGGGGATGATGTGCAGATCGGCAGCAATGTGCAGTTGTTGACGCCGATGCATCCGTTGCCGGCGGATGCCCGCCGGGACAAGTGGGAGTCCGCCGAACCGATCAGGATCGGTGACAACGCGTGGCTGGGCAGCGGGGTGATCGTGCTGCCGGGGGTCGAGATCGGCACGAACACCGTGGTTGGTGCGGGTTCGGTCGTGATCCGGGATCTGCCGGCGGGGGTGCTGGCCACCGGAAACCCGGCGCGCGTGGTACGGGATCTCCCTGGTGATCAGACCGCGGGTAGGTGA
- a CDS encoding RNA polymerase-binding protein RbpA, protein MGERMLRGSRLGAVSYESDRNTELAPRQTREYLCAKGHQFEVPFAVDAEVPVTWECKFDGSVARLVDGSEPEQKKAKPPRTHWDMLLERRSIAELEDILAERLQEVRNRRGGV, encoded by the coding sequence ATGGGCGAGCGCATGCTGCGCGGAAGCCGTCTGGGAGCAGTCAGCTACGAGTCCGACCGCAACACGGAGCTCGCGCCGCGCCAGACCCGCGAGTACCTCTGCGCCAAGGGCCACCAGTTCGAGGTCCCGTTCGCCGTCGACGCTGAGGTCCCGGTGACCTGGGAATGCAAGTTCGACGGCAGCGTCGCGCGGCTGGTCGACGGCAGCGAACCAGAGCAGAAGAAGGCGAAACCTCCGCGCACCCACTGGGACATGCTGCTGGAGCGGCGGTCCATCGCCGAACTTGAGGACATCCTCGCCGAGCGTCTGCAGGAGGTCCGCAACCGGCGCGGCGGAGTCTGA
- a CDS encoding FxsA family protein yields MRRGVRLIPLALAAGLALEVVVFVLLGQQIGFGWASLLVLVASFAGMLLLRREGMRAWRSFRAAAQAGQPPGEQVSDGLLGLVAGLLLAMPGLVSGAFGTVLAVPPVRRVVRRRIQVAAERRMPSSMAGDVFGPRRVRVYPPSGRTPAADPPGPADSGAAGRAGAGAGAAIEGEIVDPR; encoded by the coding sequence ATGCGCCGGGGAGTGCGGTTGATCCCGTTGGCGCTGGCGGCGGGGCTGGCGCTGGAGGTCGTCGTCTTCGTGCTGCTGGGGCAGCAGATCGGCTTCGGGTGGGCGTCGCTGCTGGTGTTGGTGGCGTCGTTTGCCGGGATGCTGCTGTTGCGCCGTGAGGGGATGCGTGCCTGGCGTAGTTTCCGGGCGGCGGCGCAGGCTGGGCAGCCTCCTGGCGAGCAGGTCAGCGACGGACTGCTGGGGTTGGTCGCCGGGCTGTTGTTGGCGATGCCGGGCCTGGTCAGCGGGGCGTTCGGCACGGTGTTGGCGGTGCCGCCGGTGCGCCGGGTGGTGCGGCGACGCATTCAGGTGGCGGCGGAGCGTCGGATGCCGTCGTCGATGGCGGGCGACGTGTTCGGGCCGCGACGGGTGCGCGTGTATCCACCTTCCGGGCGGACGCCGGCGGCGGATCCGCCCGGCCCGGCCGACTCAGGTGCCGCCGGACGGGCCGGTGCCGGTGCCGGTGCCGCGATCGAAGGGGAGATTGTCGACCCCCGCTGA